A genomic window from Leptolyngbya sp. BL0902 includes:
- a CDS encoding S8 family serine peptidase: MVQPSNANADTNPSDLPTGAGPRESFVGDIIQRGGEELRVDKVPTRFTTRLHQPGGLEAVQAALSPVAVRPVAAGQLVEWQVNTAELEDTLNRARQHPDVAFASHVYCLVDSPQTWVYLTDEMTVQGDDSVDRATLEARMAPLGLALERPLTGVANAFVVRVTATATENPIKLANRLLRLPGVMLAEPNLVMAIEGQYRPTDDRYPQQWHLFHQGGSQLAAGSHIQVEDAWNITRGSRSVVIAVADDGFDLEHTDLQGMGKLVNPIDLKDRDAVPLPMQSHENHGTAVAGVAIGEENGSGIVGVAPGCAFLPIRTTGFIDDTSIEQLFGEAVNRGAAVIVCSWSPASNYFPLTLRQTNAITQAATTGRNGKGCVILFSAGNANRPVSGTINEAQWPRNALSGPTKWLNGFTVHPDVITVSASTSLNTKAAYSNWGPHIALCAPSNNAPPTMALPQVGTVATGPEVRQTLPGRGVVTSDRTGGAGYDPSAYTQSFGGTSSACPVVAGVVGLMLSVNPNLTAQEVREILQTTADKIVDPAPDPQLGLKYGTYDGRGHSQWFGYGKVNALAAVQAAQARAWSQRRVRQILSQQNRTALVIPDNQPTGIDSAIVIAQNGTVTDLQVQVSLQHEFLGDISLTLIAPSGQTVLLQGRTLGRQTSLRQTYNLQTAPALVAMLGQPALGAWKLRIVDHAPAAMGRLLEWRLSLGLG; this comes from the coding sequence ATGGTGCAACCTTCCAATGCCAATGCTGATACCAATCCTTCTGACCTGCCGACGGGGGCTGGCCCGCGTGAGTCGTTCGTGGGCGATATCATTCAGCGCGGCGGGGAAGAACTGCGGGTAGATAAGGTACCCACCCGATTTACGACCCGCCTCCATCAGCCGGGGGGCCTAGAGGCGGTGCAGGCGGCGCTGAGCCCGGTGGCGGTGCGCCCAGTGGCGGCGGGGCAGTTGGTGGAATGGCAGGTCAACACTGCCGAGTTGGAGGATACCCTCAACCGAGCGCGACAGCATCCTGACGTGGCCTTTGCCAGCCATGTCTATTGCCTGGTAGATAGCCCTCAAACCTGGGTTTATCTCACTGACGAAATGACGGTGCAGGGGGATGATTCGGTGGATCGGGCCACCCTCGAAGCCAGGATGGCCCCTCTGGGGCTGGCCCTTGAGCGGCCTCTGACCGGGGTTGCCAATGCCTTTGTGGTGCGTGTGACTGCCACGGCCACCGAGAACCCAATTAAACTAGCCAACCGCCTGCTGCGCCTGCCCGGTGTCATGCTGGCCGAGCCGAATTTGGTGATGGCCATTGAGGGGCAGTATCGCCCCACGGATGATCGCTATCCCCAGCAGTGGCACCTGTTTCACCAGGGTGGATCCCAGTTGGCGGCGGGGTCCCATATCCAGGTGGAGGATGCCTGGAACATCACGCGGGGCAGTCGTTCGGTGGTGATTGCGGTGGCCGACGACGGGTTTGACCTAGAGCACACCGACCTACAAGGCATGGGCAAACTGGTGAACCCCATCGACCTCAAGGATCGCGATGCGGTGCCCCTGCCGATGCAAAGCCACGAAAACCACGGCACAGCGGTGGCGGGGGTGGCCATTGGCGAGGAAAACGGTAGCGGCATTGTGGGGGTAGCTCCGGGCTGCGCTTTTTTGCCCATTCGCACTACCGGATTCATTGACGACACCTCGATAGAGCAACTGTTTGGCGAAGCGGTGAACCGGGGAGCGGCGGTGATTGTCTGTAGCTGGTCGCCTGCGTCCAATTATTTCCCCCTCACCCTGCGCCAAACCAATGCCATTACCCAAGCTGCCACCACCGGGCGCAACGGCAAGGGCTGCGTGATCCTCTTCTCGGCGGGGAACGCCAACCGCCCCGTCAGCGGCACCATCAACGAAGCCCAGTGGCCCCGCAATGCCCTCAGCGGCCCCACCAAGTGGCTGAATGGCTTTACCGTTCACCCTGACGTGATTACGGTCTCGGCTTCCACCAGCCTGAATACCAAGGCCGCCTACAGCAACTGGGGGCCACACATTGCCCTCTGTGCCCCCAGCAACAATGCCCCCCCCACCATGGCCCTGCCCCAGGTGGGTACCGTAGCCACCGGGCCAGAGGTGCGCCAAACTTTGCCGGGGCGGGGCGTCGTCACCAGCGACCGCACAGGCGGAGCGGGCTACGACCCCAGCGCCTACACCCAAAGCTTTGGCGGCACCTCCAGCGCTTGCCCCGTGGTGGCTGGGGTCGTAGGGCTGATGCTGTCGGTGAACCCCAACCTAACCGCCCAGGAGGTGCGGGAAATTCTGCAAACCACCGCCGACAAAATTGTTGACCCGGCCCCCGATCCCCAACTGGGCTTGAAGTACGGCACCTACGACGGGCGCGGCCATTCCCAGTGGTTTGGCTATGGCAAGGTGAATGCCCTGGCGGCGGTGCAGGCGGCCCAAGCTCGCGCCTGGAGCCAGCGACGGGTGCGGCAAATTCTTTCCCAGCAAAATCGCACGGCTCTGGTGATTCCCGACAACCAGCCCACGGGCATCGACAGCGCTATTGTGATTGCCCAAAATGGCACCGTCACCGACCTTCAGGTACAAGTGAGCCTTCAGCACGAGTTCCTCGGTGATATTAGCCTCACCCTGATCGCCCCCAGCGGCCAAACAGTGCTGCTACAGGGGCGCACCCTAGGCCGTCAAACCAGCCTGCGCCAAACCTACAATCTGCAAACCGCCCCTGCTCTGGTGGCGATGCTGGGTCAGCCCGCCCTCGGAGCCTGGAAACTCCGCATTGTTGACCATGCCCCCGCTGCCATGGGTCGGCTGCTGGAATGGCGGCTTTCCCTGGGGCTGGGCTAG
- the psb28 gene encoding photosystem II reaction center protein Psb28, translating into MAEIQFARGIAEPVIPDVRLTRAKDGTNGTATFYFDYPQALSENGVEVTGMYLVDEEGELVTREVNGKFINGEPAGIEAIYVMKSEADWDRFMRFMNRYAEQNGLGFTKS; encoded by the coding sequence ATGGCCGAAATTCAATTTGCCCGTGGGATCGCCGAACCCGTTATCCCTGATGTCCGCCTCACCCGCGCCAAGGACGGCACCAACGGCACCGCCACCTTTTACTTTGACTACCCCCAAGCCCTCTCCGAAAACGGCGTGGAAGTGACCGGGATGTATCTGGTGGATGAAGAAGGGGAACTGGTGACTCGTGAGGTGAACGGTAAGTTCATCAATGGCGAACCCGCTGGCATTGAGGCCATCTACGTCATGAAGAGCGAGGCCGACTGGGATCGCTTCATGCGGTTTATGAATCGCTATGCGGAACAAAATGGCCTCGGCTTCACCAAGAGCTAG
- a CDS encoding molybdenum cofactor biosynthesis protein B: protein MAHPRSLNRPLCCAVLTVSDTRTPDTDQSGALIQARLAEVGHQITDYRIVADEPALIRDLVVQWGQRRDLDAVIVNGGTGIAPRDTTYDALEALLEKTLPGFGELFRQLSFQEIGSRAMASRAVAGVYQDKLLFSLPGSSKAVKLAMDALIVPELPHLVSLLRG from the coding sequence ATGGCCCACCCCCGTTCCCTCAATCGCCCCCTATGCTGCGCTGTTTTGACGGTGAGTGACACCCGCACCCCCGACACCGATCAGAGCGGGGCGCTAATTCAAGCGAGGCTGGCGGAGGTGGGGCACCAGATCACCGATTACCGCATTGTGGCCGACGAGCCCGCGCTGATTCGGGATCTGGTGGTGCAGTGGGGACAGCGTCGTGACTTGGATGCGGTGATTGTGAATGGCGGCACCGGAATTGCCCCCCGCGACACCACCTACGATGCCCTAGAAGCCCTGCTAGAGAAAACCCTTCCGGGCTTTGGAGAACTGTTCCGCCAGCTCAGCTTCCAGGAAATTGGCTCCCGTGCGATGGCCTCTAGGGCGGTGGCCGGAGTGTATCAGGATAAGCTGCTGTTTTCCCTGCCCGGATCGAGCAAGGCCGTAAAACTGGCCATGGATGCCCTGATTGTGCCTGAGTTACCCCACTTAGTCAGTCTGCTGCGGGGCTAG
- a CDS encoding DUF547 domain-containing protein, with translation MLTFAPWDFMLQAYVDDQGLVDYGRWRQESMAMLADWLAELQTVVVADLTPEEHLAFWLNLYNALMVQEVLRRYPITSIRPRILGFPNWLGLLAFLSRPVYRHNGQSLSLNHIEHRKLRATFADPRIHFALVCASLGCPILRNEAYLPGIVEAQLDTDAQRFLNHPEKVRYDADQNILYCSKIFQWYKEDFLAVAPSIAAYIAQYNPQVSLAAEVRYLPYDWGLNRRG, from the coding sequence ATGCTCACCTTTGCCCCCTGGGACTTTATGCTACAAGCCTACGTGGATGACCAGGGCTTGGTAGACTATGGCCGCTGGCGGCAGGAATCCATGGCCATGCTGGCGGACTGGCTGGCCGAATTACAAACCGTGGTGGTGGCGGATCTCACCCCAGAAGAACACCTCGCCTTTTGGCTTAACCTTTACAACGCGCTGATGGTACAGGAGGTGCTGCGGCGCTACCCCATTACCTCCATTCGGCCTAGGATTTTGGGCTTCCCCAACTGGCTGGGGTTGTTGGCGTTTCTCAGCCGCCCGGTCTATCGGCACAACGGCCAGTCCCTCAGCCTGAACCACATTGAGCACCGCAAGCTACGGGCCACCTTTGCCGATCCGCGCATCCATTTTGCCCTGGTCTGTGCGTCCTTGGGTTGCCCCATTTTGCGAAACGAAGCCTACCTGCCGGGAATCGTCGAAGCGCAACTCGATACCGATGCCCAGCGCTTTTTAAATCATCCCGAAAAAGTTCGCTACGACGCCGATCAGAATATTCTCTATTGCAGCAAAATTTTTCAGTGGTACAAGGAAGACTTTTTAGCCGTAGCTCCCTCCATCGCAGCCTACATTGCTCAATATAATCCCCAGGTATCCCTCGCCGCTGAGGTGCGCTACCTCCCCTATGATTGGGGCCTGAATCGGCGAGGGTAA
- a CDS encoding stage II sporulation protein M: MNIQRWMARREASWRQLDALLQQAEKKGLKSLSGGQVRQMASLYRSVSADLARAKSNAVGQAVIQDLQQLTSRGYRQIYQGSRRQEWQSILDFYRYGFPETVQQTWPYIALATVLFGLGGLVGWWFAWQDPAFLTLVLGQAFVEQVKTSQELWTVSIMGVEPVASSQIMINNIGVSLWAMIGGIAMVMPSVPLLTPPGAFTVYLLLFNGLMIGCVGVLVAQAGLAWDLWAFVFPHGALELPAIFMAGGAGLLLAKSILLPGAYRRIDALRIHGLQAVRLLYGIITLLVMAGIIEGFFSPQTWIPNGLKYAVGIALFIGLGQYCRRQRPA; the protein is encoded by the coding sequence ATGAATATTCAGCGTTGGATGGCCCGCCGCGAGGCCAGTTGGCGGCAGTTAGATGCCCTGCTTCAGCAAGCGGAGAAAAAGGGGCTGAAGAGTCTTTCGGGGGGGCAGGTGCGGCAGATGGCTAGCCTCTATCGTTCTGTGTCGGCGGATTTGGCGCGGGCCAAAAGCAACGCCGTGGGGCAAGCGGTGATTCAGGATTTACAGCAACTCACCAGCCGGGGCTATCGCCAGATTTACCAGGGCTCTCGGCGGCAGGAATGGCAGTCTATCCTAGACTTCTACCGCTACGGCTTCCCAGAAACGGTACAACAAACCTGGCCCTACATCGCCCTCGCCACCGTCCTCTTTGGCCTGGGTGGGCTGGTGGGCTGGTGGTTTGCGTGGCAAGATCCGGCCTTTCTCACGCTGGTGCTGGGCCAAGCGTTTGTGGAGCAAGTGAAAACCAGCCAAGAACTCTGGACAGTGTCGATTATGGGCGTGGAACCCGTCGCCTCTAGCCAGATTATGATCAACAACATTGGCGTGTCCCTCTGGGCGATGATTGGCGGCATTGCCATGGTGATGCCCAGCGTGCCCCTGCTGACCCCTCCCGGAGCATTTACGGTTTATCTACTGCTGTTCAATGGCCTGATGATTGGCTGTGTGGGGGTGTTGGTGGCCCAGGCGGGCCTTGCCTGGGATTTGTGGGCCTTTGTGTTTCCCCACGGGGCGCTAGAACTGCCAGCAATTTTCATGGCAGGCGGGGCGGGGCTACTGCTAGCCAAAAGTATTCTGTTGCCGGGGGCCTATCGTCGTATCGATGCCCTACGGATTCACGGACTTCAGGCAGTGCGACTGCTCTACGGCATCATTACCCTACTAGTGATGGCGGGCATAATCGAAGGATTTTTCTCCCCCCAAACCTGGATTCCCAATGGCTTGAAATATGCCGTAGGCATCGCCCTTTTCATCGGCCTAGGGCAGTATTGTCGCCGCCAGCGTCCGGCCTAA
- the acsF gene encoding magnesium-protoporphyrin IX monomethyl ester (oxidative) cyclase, whose amino-acid sequence MVDSLKKPEFQEIRPGVKAPAKDTILTPRFYTTDFDEMAAMDISINEDELQAILEEFRADYNRHHFVRDESFEQSWEHISGETRQLFVEFLERSCTAEFSGFLLYKELGRRLKDKSPVLAECFNLMSRDEARHAGFLNKAMSDFNLQLDLGFLTKSKKYTFFKPKFIFYATYLSEKIGYWRYITIYRHLESHPENEVYPIFRFFENWCQDENRHGDFFSALMKAQPEIVTDWKAKLWCRFFLLSVFATMYLNDLQRSGFYASLGLNARDYDIEVIQKTNETAGRVFPVILNVDHPDFFKRLDTAAAANAKISAVSESNQPKLLQTLRKLPHIANIGWQMVSLYFMKPIDVTDSRGQVR is encoded by the coding sequence ATGGTAGATTCCCTTAAGAAGCCTGAATTTCAAGAAATCCGCCCAGGGGTCAAGGCTCCCGCCAAGGACACCATCCTCACCCCTCGGTTCTACACCACCGACTTTGACGAGATGGCCGCCATGGACATCTCCATCAACGAAGACGAACTCCAGGCCATTTTGGAGGAATTCCGGGCAGACTACAACCGTCACCACTTTGTGCGGGATGAGTCCTTCGAGCAGTCCTGGGAGCACATCAGTGGCGAAACCCGGCAGTTGTTTGTGGAGTTCCTAGAGCGCTCCTGCACCGCCGAGTTCTCCGGCTTCCTGCTCTATAAGGAACTGGGCCGTCGCCTCAAAGATAAAAGCCCCGTGCTGGCCGAGTGCTTCAACCTGATGTCCCGCGATGAGGCCCGCCACGCTGGCTTCCTCAACAAGGCGATGTCGGACTTCAACCTTCAGCTCGACCTGGGCTTTTTGACCAAGAGCAAGAAGTACACCTTCTTTAAGCCCAAGTTTATCTTCTACGCCACCTACCTCTCCGAGAAGATCGGCTACTGGCGCTACATCACCATCTATCGCCACCTCGAATCTCACCCCGAAAACGAGGTGTACCCCATCTTCCGGTTCTTCGAGAACTGGTGCCAGGATGAAAACCGCCACGGCGACTTCTTCTCGGCCCTGATGAAGGCCCAGCCCGAAATCGTCACCGATTGGAAAGCCAAGCTGTGGTGCCGTTTCTTCCTGCTGTCGGTGTTCGCCACCATGTATCTGAACGACCTTCAGCGCAGCGGCTTCTACGCCTCCCTGGGCCTGAACGCACGGGATTACGACATTGAAGTGATCCAAAAGACCAACGAAACCGCTGGTCGGGTATTCCCGGTGATCCTCAACGTTGACCATCCCGACTTCTTCAAGCGCCTGGATACGGCGGCGGCGGCCAACGCCAAGATTTCGGCGGTATCTGAGTCTAACCAACCCAAACTGCTGCAAACCCTGCGTAAACTGCCCCACATCGCCAACATCGGCTGGCAAATGGTGAGCCTCTACTTCATGAAGCCCATCGACGTCACCGATTCCCGTGGCCAAGTGCGCTAG
- a CDS encoding E3 ubiquitin ligase family protein, which produces MAIFGFLLLVVGGVLWFVRGQQEHRSRHLKLAHTTPIGELKSLAAAVAQEIGSGDWRDYVLLWGTVTTEAPLTSPMKGMPCVYYSNAVIREYEETIREQDEKGNWRTRTQRGSDTVSQEHQSIPFDLVDQVSEQVTVNPEGADVELVEVLNEFRPGQSSGGSVSFGNFSMNMGNGFGGGNRRTLGYRYRESILAVGRQITVLGMVSDRTGALTVEKPNTNQPFIISPKSQEALVKSATQNAQIAFWSMVGCLGLGLLLVVIDLLS; this is translated from the coding sequence ATGGCAATCTTTGGTTTCCTTTTGCTGGTGGTTGGCGGTGTGCTTTGGTTTGTGCGCGGCCAGCAGGAACATCGCTCCCGCCACCTGAAGTTAGCCCACACTACCCCCATCGGTGAACTCAAAAGCCTTGCTGCCGCCGTGGCCCAAGAAATTGGCAGCGGCGACTGGCGCGACTATGTGCTGCTTTGGGGTACCGTCACCACCGAAGCTCCCCTCACCTCGCCGATGAAAGGGATGCCCTGTGTGTACTACAGCAACGCCGTCATCCGCGAGTATGAAGAAACCATCCGTGAGCAAGACGAAAAAGGGAACTGGCGCACCCGCACCCAGCGCGGCTCCGACACCGTCAGCCAAGAGCATCAGTCTATTCCCTTCGACCTGGTGGATCAGGTTTCTGAGCAAGTCACCGTAAACCCCGAAGGGGCCGATGTGGAACTGGTGGAGGTGCTGAACGAATTTCGACCAGGGCAGTCTAGCGGCGGATCGGTCTCCTTTGGCAACTTTTCGATGAATATGGGCAATGGCTTCGGCGGAGGCAATCGCCGCACCCTGGGCTACCGCTACCGGGAATCGATCTTGGCCGTGGGCCGTCAGATCACGGTGCTGGGCATGGTCAGCGACCGCACCGGAGCCCTCACCGTCGAAAAACCCAATACCAACCAGCCCTTCATCATCTCGCCCAAGTCTCAGGAAGCCCTGGTGAAATCGGCTACCCAAAACGCCCAGATCGCCTTTTGGTCAATGGTGGGCTGTTTGGGGCTGGGGCTGCTGCTGGTGGTGATTGACCTACTGTCCTAA
- a CDS encoding rhodanese-related sulfurtransferase, which translates to MTWTIATFYKFVSLGDLPQLREDLLAESQRWGLCGTILIAEEGLNATVAGFRESVDHLLAWLQAHPAIGPLTVQESTTESAPFGRMKVKIKPEIVTIGRPDLNPNQQVGTYVEPQDWNALIQDPEVVLIDARNDFEVEIGSFQGAINPHTHAFRELPDYLEQHLDPAQQPKVAMFCTGGIRCEKATAYLRAQGFEQVYHLKGGILNYLKHISPSDSLWQGDCFVFDERVAVDHSLQSQNYVLCGGCGYPLSPQDQASPQYQPGQACPHCADGDASAALPSETIG; encoded by the coding sequence ATGACCTGGACGATTGCCACCTTTTATAAGTTTGTTTCCCTGGGTGACTTGCCCCAACTGCGGGAGGATCTCTTGGCCGAGAGCCAGCGCTGGGGCCTATGCGGCACGATCTTGATCGCCGAGGAAGGGCTCAATGCCACCGTTGCTGGGTTTCGGGAGAGCGTGGATCACCTGTTGGCTTGGCTGCAAGCCCATCCCGCCATCGGCCCGCTGACGGTGCAAGAATCCACCACCGAGTCGGCCCCCTTTGGGCGGATGAAGGTCAAAATCAAACCAGAAATCGTCACCATTGGTCGGCCCGACCTCAACCCCAATCAGCAGGTCGGAACCTATGTGGAACCCCAGGACTGGAACGCGCTGATTCAAGATCCGGAGGTGGTGCTAATCGATGCCCGCAACGACTTTGAGGTGGAGATCGGCAGCTTCCAAGGGGCCATTAACCCCCACACCCACGCCTTTCGCGAACTGCCCGACTACCTTGAGCAACACCTCGACCCGGCCCAACAACCCAAGGTGGCCATGTTTTGCACCGGGGGCATCCGCTGCGAAAAGGCCACCGCCTATCTTCGCGCCCAGGGCTTCGAGCAGGTCTACCACCTCAAGGGCGGCATTTTGAACTACCTCAAGCACATTTCCCCCAGCGATAGCCTCTGGCAAGGAGACTGCTTTGTGTTTGACGAGCGGGTGGCGGTGGATCACAGCCTGCAATCCCAAAATTATGTTCTCTGCGGCGGCTGTGGCTATCCCCTCAGCCCCCAAGACCAGGCTTCGCCCCAATACCAACCGGGCCAAGCCTGCCCCCACTGTGCTGACGGCGATGCATCAGCAGCCCTTCCGTCGGAGACCATCGGTTAG
- a CDS encoding ExbD/TolR family protein, translated as MRWPEEPESPPQINIVPMIDVVFAVLVFFLVSSLYLSRNEGLTVALPGAETGTAQPQLSIVVTVEASGTLAVGGQAVSDDQLLGVVQAQLPATVGNVVVIQADQAVPHGRVVAVMDQIRTLEGVQLAIATQPPSARPAPEAPNP; from the coding sequence ATGCGTTGGCCCGAAGAACCAGAGTCTCCCCCCCAGATCAACATCGTGCCCATGATCGATGTGGTGTTTGCGGTGCTGGTCTTTTTCCTGGTGTCGAGCCTGTACCTCAGCCGCAATGAGGGGCTCACGGTGGCGCTGCCGGGGGCAGAAACGGGCACCGCCCAACCCCAGCTTTCCATTGTGGTAACGGTGGAAGCCAGTGGAACCTTGGCCGTGGGGGGCCAAGCCGTCAGCGACGACCAACTGCTGGGAGTTGTGCAGGCCCAGCTTCCCGCAACGGTGGGTAACGTAGTCGTGATTCAGGCCGATCAAGCGGTGCCCCACGGGCGGGTGGTGGCGGTGATGGATCAGATCAGAACCCTGGAGGGCGTTCAGCTTGCCATTGCCACCCAGCCCCCCTCAGCCCGTCCCGCACCAGAGGCTCCCAATCCTTAG
- a CDS encoding EVE domain-containing protein, whose product MAYWLMKSEPDVYGINDLARDQTELWDGVRNYQARNFLTSMAVGDLAFFYHSNTKPPGIVGLAKIVEANVVDPTQFDPTHKYYDAKSSPDKPRWRTVVVGYVETFPTGITLDQLKDAFSPEDLWVVRRGNRLSVMPVADAVAERLLAMARSA is encoded by the coding sequence ATGGCCTACTGGTTGATGAAGTCTGAACCCGATGTCTACGGTATCAATGACCTCGCCCGCGACCAAACCGAACTGTGGGACGGGGTGCGAAACTACCAAGCCCGCAATTTTCTCACCAGTATGGCGGTGGGCGACCTGGCGTTTTTCTACCACTCCAACACCAAGCCACCGGGCATTGTGGGGCTGGCCAAAATCGTAGAAGCCAACGTGGTTGATCCTACCCAGTTTGACCCCACCCACAAGTATTATGACGCCAAATCGTCACCGGACAAGCCCCGCTGGCGTACCGTGGTGGTGGGCTACGTAGAGACCTTTCCCACCGGAATCACCCTCGACCAACTGAAGGACGCCTTTTCCCCAGAGGATTTGTGGGTAGTGCGGCGGGGCAATCGGCTATCGGTGATGCCCGTGGCTGATGCCGTGGCAGAACGCCTGCTGGCCATGGCGCGATCTGCCTAG
- the tsaE gene encoding tRNA (adenosine(37)-N6)-threonylcarbamoyltransferase complex ATPase subunit type 1 TsaE: MELELPDAAATQRLGEDLGRVLPAGTILLLSGDLGSGKTTLIQGLGTGLGIVDPISSPTFTLVNEYLEGRVPLYHLDLYRLDGHEVNDLYLEAYWDEQETAPGIVAIEWAERLDNLPPQAVHLALTYADHGGRNVTLSTQNPSHRALLENLLSHGLLVDEV, from the coding sequence ATGGAACTTGAGTTGCCCGATGCGGCGGCGACCCAGCGGCTAGGGGAAGACCTGGGGCGAGTGCTGCCAGCGGGAACAATCTTGCTGCTGTCGGGGGATTTGGGCAGCGGCAAAACAACGCTAATTCAAGGGTTAGGGACGGGTTTGGGCATTGTGGATCCCATCAGCAGTCCCACCTTTACCCTGGTGAACGAATACCTCGAAGGCCGAGTGCCCCTATACCATCTCGACCTCTATCGGCTCGATGGCCATGAGGTGAACGATCTCTACCTAGAAGCCTATTGGGACGAGCAGGAAACCGCCCCCGGCATCGTCGCCATTGAATGGGCCGAGCGGTTGGATAATCTCCCGCCCCAGGCGGTTCACCTGGCCCTCACCTATGCTGACCACGGTGGCCGTAACGTCACCCTATCCACCCAAAACCCTTCCCATCGCGCGTTGTTGGAGAACCTGCTAAGCCATGGCCTACTGGTTGATGAAGTCTGA
- a CDS encoding ABC transporter substrate-binding protein, translating into MAHLGNIHLWRGLGNRLWSLLRAVLRRRWRWLGLALLSSAMLWIYSPVAVSQSPDPVTISFLVRAVEAEQLQPLADAFMAENPDIRIDIVRGPNSADAVENLYTTSFLLRDSPYDLVYADVVWIPKLAAAGWLVDLSDRVDAADLAEFLEADIVAGQYQDGLYRMPFRSDMGMLYYRTDLLDAAGLSAPDTFDELISASQTLQDRGDVPWGFVWQGLQYEGLVTNFVEIVAGFGGFWVDADSLEVGLDAPEAIQAVEFMRGVITDGITPPGVTNYLEEDSLRQFEAGNAAFLRNWPYVWAEANRPGSPVAGNIALKPMVHAPGQSPAACLGGWGFGLSNTSPHPDEAWRVVDYFTSPAVMKRFVVENAYVPSRRALFTDPEVLAAYPHFQQLLEVAETTVPRPPVGQYAQLSDILQRYLSAALTNQLSPEAAMEAAARESRRVLGTV; encoded by the coding sequence TTGGCACATCTGGGTAATATTCATCTTTGGCGTGGGCTTGGGAATCGGCTGTGGTCGCTGTTGCGGGCTGTCCTGCGGCGGCGCTGGCGCTGGCTTGGCCTAGCCCTGCTGAGTAGCGCGATGCTGTGGATTTATAGTCCGGTGGCGGTGTCCCAGTCGCCGGATCCGGTGACGATTTCGTTTTTGGTGCGGGCGGTAGAGGCAGAACAACTCCAGCCCTTGGCCGATGCCTTTATGGCCGAAAACCCCGACATTCGCATCGACATTGTGCGTGGCCCCAATTCCGCCGATGCGGTGGAAAACCTCTACACCACCTCCTTTTTGCTGCGGGATTCCCCCTACGATTTGGTCTATGCCGATGTGGTGTGGATTCCCAAACTGGCGGCGGCGGGGTGGTTGGTGGATTTGTCGGATCGGGTGGATGCCGCTGATCTCGCTGAGTTCCTGGAGGCCGACATTGTGGCAGGGCAATACCAGGACGGCCTCTATCGCATGCCCTTTCGGTCGGACATGGGGATGCTTTACTACCGCACCGACCTGCTGGATGCAGCGGGACTTTCGGCCCCAGACACCTTTGACGAGTTGATTTCTGCCTCCCAGACCCTTCAGGATCGGGGGGACGTGCCCTGGGGCTTTGTGTGGCAGGGCTTGCAGTACGAGGGCTTGGTGACCAATTTTGTGGAAATTGTGGCGGGCTTTGGCGGCTTTTGGGTGGATGCCGATTCCCTGGAAGTGGGTCTGGATGCGCCGGAGGCGATTCAGGCCGTGGAGTTCATGCGCGGCGTGATTACCGACGGCATCACCCCTCCCGGTGTGACCAATTATTTAGAAGAAGATTCCCTGCGGCAGTTTGAGGCGGGCAATGCAGCCTTTCTACGCAACTGGCCCTACGTCTGGGCCGAGGCCAACCGCCCCGGTTCCCCCGTGGCCGGAAACATTGCCCTGAAGCCGATGGTTCATGCGCCGGGGCAGTCTCCGGCGGCCTGTTTGGGCGGTTGGGGCTTTGGTCTGTCTAACACCAGCCCCCACCCCGATGAGGCTTGGCGGGTGGTGGACTACTTCACCAGTCCGGCGGTGATGAAGCGCTTTGTGGTGGAGAACGCCTACGTGCCCAGCCGTCGCGCCCTGTTCACCGACCCGGAGGTGCTGGCGGCCTATCCCCACTTTCAGCAGTTGTTGGAAGTAGCGGAAACCACGGTGCCCCGCCCCCCGGTGGGCCAATACGCCCAGCTTTCGGACATTTTGCAGCGCTACCTCAGTGCTGCCCTCACGAACCAGCTTTCCCCGGAAGCCGCCATGGAAGCCGCTGCCCGTGAAAGTCGTCGCGTGTTGGGGACGGTGTGA